Proteins encoded together in one Candidatus Sulfotelmatobacter sp. window:
- a CDS encoding inositol monophosphatase family protein has protein sequence MSAIAREAGALLLTYFQQGLKIEYKGDADLVTAADRAAEKLIRERITQQFRTHDVLGEEQGLNDQGSDYRWYVDPLDGTTNFAHGYPVFCVSMALEHRAAGTPGTRVAGVVYDPTRDELFTAEQGRGAQLNGRPIRVSKATQLKECLLATGFPSHKRHKNPNIHFYHQITLRSHGVRRAGSAALDLCNVASGRFDGFWEFNLNPWDTAAGALIVEEAGGKVSRFDGSAFELDSRETLASNGLVHDELLREFREIFGGRGLEPLPVPGEYKR, from the coding sequence ATGTCCGCCATCGCGCGCGAGGCAGGTGCGCTGCTCCTCACTTATTTCCAGCAAGGGCTGAAGATTGAATACAAGGGCGACGCCGATCTCGTGACGGCGGCCGATCGCGCCGCCGAAAAGTTAATTCGCGAGCGCATCACGCAGCAGTTCCGGACGCATGACGTATTGGGCGAAGAGCAGGGACTGAACGATCAGGGAAGCGACTACCGCTGGTACGTCGACCCGCTGGATGGCACGACGAATTTTGCCCACGGGTATCCGGTATTCTGCGTGTCGATGGCTTTAGAACATCGGGCTGCCGGAACGCCAGGAACCCGCGTTGCCGGGGTCGTCTATGATCCCACGCGCGACGAACTTTTCACGGCCGAGCAGGGAAGAGGCGCGCAGCTCAACGGCCGGCCGATCCGCGTTTCGAAGGCTACGCAATTGAAGGAATGCCTGCTCGCGACCGGGTTCCCCAGTCACAAGCGGCACAAGAATCCGAACATTCATTTTTATCACCAGATCACGTTGCGTTCGCACGGCGTGCGGCGCGCGGGATCGGCGGCGTTAGATTTGTGCAACGTCGCCAGCGGACGCTTCGACGGTTTCTGGGAATTCAATCTCAATCCCTGGGACACCGCTGCGGGCGCGCTGATCGTCGAAGAGGCCGGCGGCAAGGTCAGCCGTTTCGACGGATCTGCGTTTGAACTTGACAGCCGCGAGACGCTGGCATCGAATGGATTAGTGCACGACGAACTGCTGCGCGAATTCCGTGAAATCTTCGGAGGGCGCGGCCTGGAGCCGCTGCCCGTTCCCGGCGAATACAAGCGGTAA
- a CDS encoding RNA chaperone Hfq, with amino-acid sequence MPFRPPQANPNSSKRSRTPPPEDTFEEAAFLKALGEKQKSVSVKLMDGQMVHGWIEYYDKHMVRLTREGAPNLFIFKHEIMYIVEEGGKRK; translated from the coding sequence ATGCCGTTCCGCCCTCCCCAAGCAAATCCAAATTCCTCCAAACGCAGCCGGACTCCTCCTCCCGAAGATACTTTCGAAGAGGCCGCGTTCCTGAAAGCGCTGGGGGAAAAGCAAAAATCGGTATCCGTCAAGCTGATGGACGGCCAGATGGTTCACGGATGGATCGAGTACTACGACAAGCACATGGTGCGACTTACCCGCGAAGGAGCGCCCAATCTCTTTATCTTCAAGCACGAGATTATGTATATCGTGGAAGAGGGCGGGAAGCGGAAGTAG
- a CDS encoding carboxypeptidase regulatory-like domain-containing protein, whose amino-acid sequence MLNLNFSNLHAQRNSSQGWFLLALLLVTTALMFSTPASAQSTVGTGSIVGTVTDPSGAVVNGAAVTITNVATSQVVSVSSNASGAFNSGALTPGNYKVQVTAKSFSGASEVVTVQVGNTSTFNPKLQLGQESQIIEVQASDVQVNTEQASVQGVLTAGQIDNLPVNGRNFLDLAQLEPGVQIQDGTNFDPTKVGYSSISFGGRFGRSARIQVDGVDVSDETVGTTTQDIPASAIGEFQLTQSKMDLSNDLTSSGAVNVTTKSGTNNYHGDAFGYFRDHTAIAAALPTPPGLSAPGFQRNQFGGDLGGPVIKDKLFFFADGERTLNNLQAPVSLPDPFTPDSGFFNAPFRETELLGKVDYTLSSNAKLFYRFNYFANLTDATFFSGSFMVYANKDDSRSHVLGLDFTKGSFSHSIRFEYLKFQNQIRNGDAGQPFSQSGLTLFNGPFSGGPNYLAPQSTPQSDHEYKYDGSKIVRTHIVRFGATFNHIQGGGFASFFSVAPVVTSAPNLLDPSCVAVSPSCPAGPDGTTASNFLNYDVQSITIGNGIGYSTTQAAFGFPAGGLGPDNRIAFYIGDSWKIKHNLNIEAGLRYVRDTGRNDADLPGIPALNGLVSSFQNLGARIRQPNLNFAPQLGLAWDPSGNGKTVIRAGAGLYYENTIWNNVLFDRPTREATGAFLQTTGACAGVGAAGPPIAIPGGSIPVPNGVCGNNGAPITIGAAAANIIALEHTYQSDYPFTPTLQNGGYIPSLLSQGLGIGTNAAPATFAPNFQTPRSLQMNVGFQREIKRGMVLSVDYLRNVETHSLLGVDLNHTGDTRYFNKNGALAAISATNHAFGCGFGTDSGSIDCAIGAGATMASYAANGLDTTAELGAYVPANPSLTSCPMVGCAFPGLNSTVSNLNFLLPIGRSVYNALDFKLVQNVNNPFKGVRNANFQFAYSLSRFVNPGGANPVGQPANYQQGSDQDFVIGAADNANPLRYMGPSTLDRTHQISFGGNFGLPWNFQTGLIAHFYSPLSTPLVVPNSGLGDGEIFRTDFTGDGTTQDFIPGTKNGAFMRDVSVSGLTNVINNYNHTVAGQPTPAGQVLISNGLFTAQELANAGGVAPTLPQPVTGTVGLAWLKDVDLSLSWKYRIAEKVTIQPGIGFFNVFNFANFDLPPNVLSPYLTGQQGNIGGTNYAQTQNVRVGAGTGVYGLGSPRVAEFNLKITF is encoded by the coding sequence ATGCTGAACCTGAATTTCTCAAACCTTCATGCGCAACGGAACTCGTCGCAAGGTTGGTTCTTGCTGGCGCTATTGCTGGTCACAACCGCCCTCATGTTTTCAACGCCGGCGTCGGCCCAGAGCACGGTTGGCACCGGCAGCATTGTAGGCACGGTGACCGACCCAAGCGGAGCTGTTGTGAATGGTGCGGCCGTAACCATTACGAACGTGGCCACCTCACAGGTCGTAAGCGTTAGTTCGAATGCTTCCGGTGCGTTCAACTCCGGGGCGCTGACGCCGGGCAATTACAAGGTGCAGGTTACGGCTAAAAGCTTCAGCGGGGCAAGCGAAGTAGTTACGGTTCAGGTAGGGAATACGTCCACGTTTAATCCGAAGCTACAATTGGGTCAGGAGAGCCAAATTATCGAAGTGCAGGCGAGCGATGTGCAGGTCAATACGGAGCAGGCCAGCGTGCAGGGAGTTCTGACCGCGGGACAAATCGACAACCTGCCGGTCAACGGCCGCAATTTCCTCGACTTGGCCCAACTGGAACCGGGAGTTCAGATTCAGGATGGCACCAATTTCGATCCGACCAAAGTCGGGTACTCGTCGATTTCATTCGGCGGCCGCTTCGGGCGCAGTGCGCGCATCCAAGTGGATGGCGTCGATGTAAGCGACGAAACGGTCGGGACAACGACCCAGGACATCCCAGCCAGCGCCATTGGGGAATTCCAACTCACCCAGTCCAAGATGGATCTTTCTAACGATCTAACTTCTTCTGGCGCAGTGAACGTGACCACGAAGTCCGGAACCAACAATTATCACGGCGATGCATTCGGTTATTTCCGCGATCATACTGCGATCGCGGCTGCTCTTCCCACCCCTCCAGGCCTTTCCGCGCCCGGCTTCCAGCGCAACCAGTTTGGTGGCGACTTAGGTGGCCCGGTGATAAAAGATAAATTGTTCTTCTTCGCGGACGGCGAGCGCACGCTGAACAACTTGCAGGCGCCGGTTTCGCTGCCCGACCCGTTTACGCCTGATTCCGGATTCTTCAACGCTCCCTTTCGCGAAACCGAGCTTCTGGGCAAAGTGGACTACACGCTGAGCAGCAACGCCAAGCTGTTTTATCGGTTCAATTACTTTGCGAATCTCACTGACGCCACCTTTTTCTCGGGCAGCTTCATGGTTTACGCCAATAAAGACGATAGCCGGTCGCATGTACTGGGACTCGACTTCACGAAAGGCAGCTTTTCGCACAGCATTCGCTTTGAATATTTGAAGTTTCAGAACCAGATCCGGAATGGTGATGCCGGCCAGCCCTTCTCGCAATCAGGTCTGACCCTGTTCAACGGACCGTTTTCGGGGGGACCGAACTATCTGGCTCCTCAGTCCACCCCACAGAGTGATCACGAATACAAATACGACGGCAGCAAGATTGTTCGCACCCATATTGTCCGCTTCGGAGCGACTTTCAACCACATCCAAGGCGGTGGCTTCGCCAGCTTTTTCAGCGTCGCGCCGGTTGTAACTTCCGCGCCCAACCTGCTGGATCCGAGTTGCGTGGCCGTGAGCCCGTCTTGTCCAGCCGGACCGGACGGCACGACCGCGTCGAATTTCCTGAATTACGATGTGCAGTCCATCACCATTGGCAACGGAATCGGCTACTCGACCACGCAAGCGGCATTCGGATTTCCCGCCGGCGGACTTGGCCCGGACAACCGCATCGCCTTCTACATCGGCGACAGCTGGAAGATCAAGCACAACCTCAACATTGAAGCGGGGCTGCGCTATGTGCGCGATACCGGTCGCAACGACGCGGACTTGCCTGGAATCCCGGCGCTCAATGGATTGGTTTCGTCGTTTCAAAATCTGGGTGCTCGAATCCGGCAGCCTAATCTTAATTTCGCCCCGCAATTGGGCTTGGCCTGGGATCCTTCAGGCAATGGCAAAACCGTGATTCGCGCGGGTGCCGGACTCTATTACGAGAACACGATCTGGAACAACGTTCTGTTCGACCGCCCGACTCGGGAAGCAACCGGCGCATTCCTGCAAACCACAGGAGCTTGTGCCGGGGTCGGCGCCGCGGGTCCTCCTATAGCGATTCCCGGCGGCTCAATTCCTGTGCCGAATGGCGTATGCGGCAACAATGGCGCTCCGATCACGATCGGGGCGGCAGCGGCGAATATCATCGCACTGGAACATACTTACCAGTCAGACTATCCGTTCACCCCGACCCTTCAGAACGGAGGCTATATTCCTAGTCTCTTGAGTCAGGGCCTCGGGATCGGAACGAACGCAGCCCCTGCCACATTTGCGCCAAACTTTCAAACCCCGCGTTCCCTGCAAATGAACGTAGGATTTCAGCGCGAAATCAAACGTGGCATGGTTTTGAGCGTTGATTATCTTCGCAACGTTGAAACGCATTCTCTGCTGGGAGTGGATTTGAATCACACTGGCGACACCCGTTACTTCAACAAGAACGGCGCGCTAGCGGCGATCTCCGCCACCAATCATGCTTTTGGATGTGGCTTCGGGACGGATTCGGGTTCCATCGACTGCGCAATCGGCGCAGGAGCCACCATGGCTAGCTATGCGGCTAACGGTCTGGATACAACCGCAGAATTGGGAGCATACGTCCCCGCCAACCCCAGTCTAACGAGTTGCCCGATGGTCGGTTGCGCTTTCCCCGGCCTCAATTCCACGGTTTCCAACCTCAACTTCCTGCTTCCCATCGGGCGCTCGGTCTACAATGCGCTTGACTTCAAGCTGGTACAGAACGTCAACAATCCTTTCAAGGGAGTTCGAAACGCGAACTTCCAATTTGCATATAGCTTATCGAGGTTCGTGAATCCCGGCGGCGCCAACCCCGTCGGTCAACCCGCAAATTACCAGCAAGGCTCTGACCAGGACTTCGTGATCGGCGCGGCGGACAATGCCAATCCTCTGCGCTACATGGGACCGTCCACTCTGGATCGTACGCATCAGATTTCTTTCGGCGGCAATTTTGGTTTGCCGTGGAACTTCCAAACCGGCTTGATCGCCCATTTCTACAGCCCGCTTTCGACGCCGCTTGTAGTGCCCAATTCAGGGCTGGGAGACGGCGAAATATTCCGCACGGACTTCACCGGTGACGGCACCACGCAGGATTTCATTCCTGGCACAAAGAACGGCGCGTTTATGCGTGATGTGAGTGTCAGCGGCCTAACCAACGTGATCAACAACTACAACCACACCGTGGCGGGACAACCTACCCCCGCCGGACAGGTGCTGATTTCAAATGGTCTCTTTACCGCTCAGGAACTGGCGAACGCTGGCGGCGTGGCTCCCACGCTCCCCCAACCGGTTACCGGTACGGTCGGCTTGGCCTGGTTGAAGGATGTGGACCTCTCGCTAAGCTGGAAGTATAGGATTGCGGAGAAGGTGACCATTCAGCCGGGGATTGGCTTCTTTAATGTATTCAACTTTGCCAATTTCGATCTTCCCCCGAATGTCCTAAGCCCCTACCTCACAGGGCAGCAGGGTAACATCGGTGGCACGAACTATGCGCAGACACAAAATGTTCGAGTTGGAGCGGGCACCGGCGTATACGGGCTGGGCTCTCCTCGAGTGGCGGAGTTCAACTTGAAGATCACTTTTTAA